Proteins co-encoded in one Fusarium musae strain F31 chromosome 3, whole genome shotgun sequence genomic window:
- a CDS encoding hypothetical protein (EggNog:ENOG41), which produces MSSPVWFITAASSGFGHDIALHALNLGHTVIATARSTSRVQDLADAGARTLAFDVTSPLSDLEAIAKEVFSKHGRVDYLINAAGYILDGAVEEVSQQEMYDCFNTNVFGIFNTIKAFLPGMREQSIGQNGKRGTIATFGSIASWRGGATYSVYCMVKTCMSSLAESLRYELEPFKIVATVVEPGYFRTSFLNPGVRAVTKKRMDVYEDESTPTGKTRKALDKTDNNQPGDVKKGTKVIVEILTGTGVGEGRDVPVRIMLGSDADVYIRSKCEETLVLLDEWKDVTVSTDHEK; this is translated from the coding sequence atgTCTTCACCAGTCTGGTTCATCACAGCCGCCTCCTCAGGCTTCGGCCATGATATCGCTCTTCACGCCCTCAACCTCGGGCACACCGTCATCGCCACAGCACGCAGCACATCACGCGTCCAAGACCTCGCCGATGCAGGTGCACGCACCCTCGCATTCGACGTGACCTCTCCCCTCTCTGACCTCGAAGCCATCGCCAAAGAAGTCTTTTCCAAGCACGGTCGCGTCGACTATCTTATCAATGCAGCGGGATACATCCTCGACGGCGCCGTAGAGGAAGTGTCCCAGCAGGAGATGTATGATTGCTTCAACACCAATGTCTTTGggatcttcaacaccatcaaggcGTTTCTACCGGGAATGCGAGAGCAGAGTATCGGCCAGAATGGAAAACGCGGTACGATTGCTACCTTTGGGAGTATCGCTTCTTGGAGAGGCGGCGCGACATACTCTGTCTACTGCATGGTGAAGACCTGCATGTCCTCCCTCGCCGAGTCCCTGCGCTATGAACTCGAGCCCTTTAAAATTGTCGCCACGGTCGTGGAGCCTGGCTACTTCCGCACTAGCTTCTTGAACCCTGGTGTGAGGGCGGTTacgaagaagagaatggaCGTTTATGAAGATGAGAGCACGCCTACGGGAAAGACGAGAAAGGCGTTGGACAAGACGGATAACAATCAGCCtggtgatgtcaagaaggggACTAAGGTTATTGTTGAGATTCTGACGGGGACGGGGGTTGGAGAGGGGAGGGATGTTCCGGTGAGGATTATGCTGGGGAGTGATGCGGATGTTTATATTAGGAGTAAGTGTGAGGAGACGTTGGTGTTGCTGGATGAGTGGAAGGATGTCACTGTTAGTACTGATCATGAGAAgtaa
- a CDS encoding hypothetical protein (EggNog:ENOG41) produces the protein MALEIVSLEHLPNSHKVYVALFRDVQNSAFLHQQLLARNPQFEYAFIDASVVVSRLQLLSAVFKATSTAVNGALRTPNVHSEIVCAMSSSNNIADAYRRYGISPSTKDLIVVKVTFPGEDGAEPLTHDQIWEHLKANVKGEALSITDDQISTTTDVPKVRKYYKLNGLKWLDDIKDETVKQKEMESLVIGAMALRGV, from the exons ATGGCTCTCGAAATAGTGTCTCTCGAACACTTGCCAAACTCGCACAAGGTCTACGTTGCCCTGTTCCGTGACGTACAGAATTCGGCCTTTTTGCACCAGCAGCTGCTCGCTCGGAACCCTCAGTTCGAGTACGCCTTCATCGATGCCTCAGTG gtTGTCTCGCGGCTTCAATTATTATCCGCTGTCTTCAAGGCTACGTCGACGGCTGTGAATGGCGCTCTCAGGACTCCAAACGTTCACTCCGAGATTGTCTGTGCCATGAGTTCTTCTAATAAC ATTGCTGATGCCTATCGTCGATATGGTATCTCTCCTTCTACGAAGGACCTCATCGTTGTCAAGGTCACATTCCCTGGAGAGGATGGTGCTGAGCCCTTGACGCATGACCAGATCTGGGAGCATCTCAAGGCCAATGTTAAGGGAGAGGCTTTATCCATCACAGATGACCAAATCTCCACCACCACTGACGTACCAAAGGTGCGCAAGTACTACAAGTTGAACGGACTCAAGTGGTTGGACGATATTAAGGATGAAACGGTCAAacagaaggagatggagtcACTCGTCATTGGCGCAATGGCTCTAAGGGGCGTCTGA
- a CDS encoding hypothetical protein (EggNog:ENOG41~BUSCO:EOG09260BRA), which produces MAVMGASAAAAGQNSITVAVRVRPFTIREAAQLQKNDDGTLFLGDGSLAAAPTPKLHQRGIRNVIKVVDDRCLVFDPPEDSPVQKFSRSVLPSSKKVKDQVFAFDRVFDENTTQSDVYEGTTRTLLDSVLDGYNATVFAYGATGCGKTHTITGTSQHPGIIFMTMQELFEKIEERSQDKVTELSLSYLEIYNETIRDLLVPGGSRGGLMLREDSNQAVTVSGLTSHHPKDVQEVMDMIVQGNEYRTVSPTEANATSSRSHAVLQINIAQKDRSAGASEPHTMATLSIIDLAGSERASVTKNRGERLTEGANINKSLLALGSCINALCDRRQKQHVPYRNSKLTRLLKFSLGGNCKTVMIVCVSPSSAHFDETQNTLRYANRAKNIQTKVTRNVFNVNRHVKDFLVKIDEQMALINELKAQQKDAEAIFFAKFRKQCDKRDAMAREGIQRLRIAYENSAPERQERITNMKRLKAFERRIGMLSGWIAAFDTVCDERGDEAAMPENLVAIRKTAQGILVELENSRHHIHQKLEKSAWDRAIDTALSHSLQQLQGTEGADNGEADNLTREAELIKANFNREAYREVLEQDKAGDAAMIQMLLTAQFDILSSLSDTLGMDEEDAVAHAKEMINRLLQTGFTAAGQVVKPDGSMPVVEVFSPSKRGTPKRKKAIAMHIKPVSAPNFMPAHSDHAPVSPMKGSPRRRKVLGASKKGVSFTPVKAKKKGGVRWRDDETEEGTLEDFSKTPQKYNSSPAIPSPEKPIIAPVMPSYLEPETSTVEESSPSLEIPETSSLGAKPSRFQAGFLSKGPRHSLADGSPKAPTMTLKLEASPDIQRTPPLRSLDVTKSGNFSPSPSGLGIPRAIRRLPTIHDENNPPGSGSDSETSTIDARKLQTALRTAMKEKARRASIMAGTTASSTKRVSSMGSLPERTGPRPSLPAALASSTNGISRLRRGSAERRRSPPMACSPNDFKIDMALTPGQARRMNMNNTVTRMEGPGSSPQGGMAGSAPRRITIGMGSGAAHRRQDSRGYTLR; this is translated from the exons ATGGCTGTTATGGGTGcttcagctgctgctgctgggcaGAATTCCATTACTGTTGCTG TTCGAGTTCGACCTTTTACGATTCGAGAGGCTGCACAACT ACAAAAGAACGATGACGGAACCCTTTTCCTCGGCGATGGCTCCCTCGCCGCTGCGCCTACGCCAAAGCTGCACCAACGCGGCATTCGAAACGTTATCAAGGTTGTCGATGATCGTTGTTT AGTCTTTGATCCTCCCGAGGACAGCCCCGTACAGAAATTCTCCCGCTCAGTCCTACCCTCCTCGAAAAAGGTCAAGGATCAAGTCTTTGCTTTCGACCGCGTCTTCGACGAAAACACAACACAGTCCGATGTCTACGAAGGCACTACTCGAACTCTCCTCGACAGTGTACTCGATGGCTACAATGCGACGGTCTTCGCCTACGGCGCTACAGGTTGCGGAAAGACACATACTATTACTGGTACATCACAACATCCCGGTATCATCTTCATGACCATGCAGGAACTGTTTGAGAAAATTGAGGAGCGCAGCCAAGACAAGGTGACCGAGCTGAGTCTGAGCTACCTCGAGATTTACAACGAGACCATTCGTGATTTATTGGTTCCTGGTGGGAGCAGGGGTGGATTGATGCTAAGGGAGGACAGTAACCAGGCTGTCACTGTGTCTGGCTTGACGAGTCATCACCCCAAGGATGTCCAGGAGGTTATGGATATGATTGTCCAAGGAAACGAATACCGCACAGTTTCGCCTACCGAGGCCAACGCTACTTCTTCCCGATCACACGCCGTTCTTCAGATCAACATCGCTCAAAAGGACCGATCAGCCGGTGCCAGCGAACCTCACACCATGGCTACACTCAGTATCATCGATCTTGCTGGTTCTGAACGAGCATCCGTCACCAAGAACCGCGGCGAGCGTCTCACTGAAGgtgccaacatcaacaaatcCCTCCTCGCCCTTGGAAGCTGCATCAACGCCCTCTGCGACCGTCGACAGAAGCAGCACGTCCCCTACCGAAACAGCAAGCTTACCCGACTGCTCAAGTTCTCCCTCGGCGGCAACTGCAAGACTGTCATGATTGTCTGTGTATCCCCATCGAGCGCGCATTTCGACGAGACACAGAACACCCTTCGATACGCCAACCGGGCTAAGAATATCCAGACCAAGGTGACGCGCAATGTCTTCAACGTCAACCGCCACGTCAAGGACTTCTTGGTTAAGATCGACGAACAGATGGCCTTGATcaacgagctcaaggccCAGCAGAAGGATGCAGAAGCTATATTTTTTGCCAAGTTCCGAAAGCAATGCGACAAGCGGGATGCCATGGCTCGGGAAGGAATTCAGCGATTGCGCATCGCCTACGAAAACTCTGCTCCTGAGCGTCAAGAGCGTATCACGAACATGAAGCGTCTCAAGGCTTTCGAGCGCCGCATTGGTATGCTGTCCGGATGGATTGCTGCCTTCGATACTGTTTGCGACGAACGAGGCGATGAAGCTGCCATGCCAGAGAACCTTGTCGCCATCCGAAAGACGGCTCAAGGCATCCTTGTTGAGTTAGAGAACAGCCGACATCATATCCaccagaagctggagaagtcaGCATGGGACCGAGCCATCGACACAGCTCTATCGCACAGCTTGCAACAACTCCAAGGTACCGAGGGTGCTGACAACGGAGAAGCCGACAACTTGACCCGTGAAGCTGAGCTGATCAAGGCCAACTTCAATCGCGAGGCCTACCGGGAAGTCCTTGAGCAGGACAAGGCTGGCGATGCTGCCATGATCCAGATGCTCCTCACTGCGCAGTTCGACATTCTCTCATCACTTTCCGATACGCTCGGcatggatgaggaagatgccgTCGCTCACGCGAAGGAGATGATTAACCGTCTCCTTCAAACCGGCTTCACAGCTGCCGGCCAGGTCGTCAAGCCTGATGGCTCCATGCCCGTCGTCGAAGTCTTCTCGCCCAGCAAGCGAGGCACACCGAAGCGCAAGAAGGCTATTGCGATGCACATCAAGCCTGTTTCAGCTCCCAACTTTATGCCCGCGCATAGCGACCACGCTCCTGTCAGCCCCATGAAAGGATCCCCACGAAGACGTAAGGTGTTGGGAGCCTCCAAGAAGGGCGTCAGCTTCACGCCAGTGAAGGCTAAGAAGAAGGGTGGAGTCCGATGGAGGGACGATGAGACGGAGGAGGGCACACTAGAGGACTTTTCGAAGACGCCCCAGAAGTACAACTCTTCCCCTGCGATTCCCTCACCTGAGAAGCCAATCATCGCACCTGTCATGCCTTCATACCTTGAGCCCGAGACATCGACAGTTGAGGAGTCGAGCCCCAGTCTCGAGATCCCCGAGACCAGCAGTTTGGGTGCGAAGCCTAGCAGGTTCCAGGCCGGTTTCCTTTCCAAGGGACCTAGACATTCCCTTGCTGATGGATCACCCAAAGCACCCACCATGACCCTCAAGCTCGAAGCTTCACCCGATATTCAACGAACACCACCCCTGCGATCTCTGGATGTCACTAAGAGTGGCAATTTCTCACCATCGCCATCTGGGCTCGGTATTCCTAGAGCGATTAGACGACTTCCCACGATACATGATGAGAACAACCCTCCCGGATCTGGATCTGACTCCGAGACGAGCACTATCGATGCCCGAAAGCTTCAGACCGCCCTCCGAACCGCCATGAAGGAGAAAGCTCGTAGAGCgagcatcatggctggtaCAACAGCATCAAGCACCAAGCGAGTATCGTCAATGGGATCGTTGCCCGAGCGTACGGGACCCAGGCCTAGTCTGCCTGCGGCCCTCGCCAGCAGCACCAACGGTATCTCTCGACTCCGGCGAGGTAGCGCTGAGAGGAGACGAAGCCCCCCGATGGCGTGCTCCCCAAACGACTTCAAGATAGACATGGCTCTGACACCTGGTCAAGCTAGACGCATGAACATGAACAACACAGTCACTCGAATGGAAGGTCCTGGATCAAGTCCCCAGGGTGGCATGGCGGGCAGTGCGCCGCGACGAATCACCATCGGTATGGGAAGTGGTGCTGCTCATCGTCGACAGGACAGCAGAGGCTATACCTTGCGATGA